The proteins below come from a single Pandoraea apista genomic window:
- a CDS encoding MFS transporter: MNAAPTVDVDQVVETQKVGGFSIRIIVLMGLMMLAEGYDLGALSFAAPAIGRAWGIGRGALGPAFGAFVFGTMLGAFVLGYLGDVIGRKRTILIGSGILCVLTLAVVFASDLRTLFVLRFIAGIGIGGVVPNAIAYMTEFAPRRLRATWVTLMYTGYSVGTGLGGVVAAWMIPHFGWQAIFVIGGVGPLLAAVMLALWVPESIRFLALKGRRADEIARVASRLHPGKHFDAQMRFVAGDEAAGAQHARLRELFAGRLRRITPMLWAVYVANSMALFFLVSWLPMLIEAIGVPPARAALVSSAFSVGGTIGGLALMRFVDTRGALIVAVLPVIGCPLVAALGTAVPEGMLIAAVFMIGFCVVGTQFGLNAVAAMVYPTALRAKGVGVAVGIQKIGAIAGPVIGGALLSLHWPVSALFYFGAVPVGLVAIFAFALGMLHRQHDPERAESTPHPAGTA; the protein is encoded by the coding sequence ATGAACGCCGCGCCGACGGTCGACGTCGATCAGGTCGTCGAAACCCAGAAGGTCGGTGGGTTTTCGATTCGCATCATCGTTCTGATGGGTTTGATGATGCTCGCCGAGGGCTACGATCTTGGCGCGCTCTCGTTTGCCGCTCCCGCCATCGGTCGCGCATGGGGTATCGGGCGTGGCGCCCTGGGGCCCGCCTTTGGCGCCTTCGTCTTCGGCACGATGCTCGGTGCGTTTGTCCTGGGCTATCTGGGTGACGTCATCGGTCGCAAGCGCACGATTCTCATCGGCTCAGGCATCCTCTGCGTACTAACGCTCGCTGTCGTATTCGCCAGCGACTTGCGCACGCTGTTCGTACTGCGCTTTATCGCCGGCATCGGCATCGGCGGAGTCGTGCCCAATGCGATTGCGTACATGACGGAATTCGCGCCTCGCCGGTTGCGAGCCACCTGGGTCACGTTGATGTACACGGGCTACAGCGTCGGCACCGGGTTGGGCGGCGTGGTCGCGGCGTGGATGATTCCGCACTTCGGCTGGCAGGCTATTTTCGTCATCGGCGGCGTAGGGCCTTTGCTCGCTGCCGTCATGCTCGCCCTGTGGGTGCCGGAGTCAATTCGCTTTCTCGCGCTGAAGGGCCGCCGCGCCGACGAGATCGCGCGCGTCGCGTCACGGCTGCATCCCGGAAAGCACTTCGACGCACAAATGCGTTTCGTTGCCGGCGACGAGGCCGCGGGAGCGCAGCATGCGCGTCTGCGAGAGCTCTTCGCGGGCCGCCTGCGCCGCATCACCCCCATGCTGTGGGCCGTGTACGTCGCAAACTCCATGGCGCTGTTCTTTCTCGTGAGTTGGCTGCCGATGCTGATCGAAGCGATTGGCGTGCCACCGGCGCGCGCCGCTCTCGTATCCAGCGCATTCTCGGTCGGCGGCACCATCGGCGGACTCGCGCTGATGCGATTTGTCGATACACGCGGAGCACTGATCGTCGCGGTGCTGCCCGTTATCGGCTGTCCCCTTGTGGCGGCACTCGGCACCGCCGTCCCCGAAGGAATGCTGATCGCGGCGGTCTTCATGATCGGGTTTTGCGTCGTCGGTACGCAATTCGGCCTCAACGCGGTAGCGGCAATGGTCTATCCAACCGCCCTGCGCGCCAAGGGCGTGGGCGTGGCGGTCGGTATCCAGAAGATCGGCGCCATTGCGGGCCCTGTCATCGGCGGTGCGCTGCTATCGCTGCATTGGCCGGTCAGCGCCTTGTTCTATTTTGGCGCCGTCCCCGTTGGCCTCGTGGCGATCTTTGCCTTCGCACTCGGCATGCTTCACCGGCAACACGATCCCGAACGCGCCGAGTCCACACCGCATCCCGCAGGAACTGCGTGA